The following coding sequences lie in one Deltaproteobacteria bacterium genomic window:
- a CDS encoding M20 family peptidase has product MQQEVLDQVDRERVVELASNLANIVSITGDEENVAKYLGSEFEQLGMKVEYQYVEDGRPNVVGTLKGSGGGATLMFNAHMDHFDAPQETVVDEDRIYGRGLVNMKAAFPCYIEAVAALQKAGAKLKGDLIIAGVVGEIEKAQVGRFYGKEYRGAGVGARYLMDHGVMADMCIIGEPTGLQLQIGNSGLLWARVSVDGRATKFVLAACKVAQAIQDWEKDYQRNNPHKFMLPTVQIGAIDGGNPFKPGTRPTTDIFVIVKMLPGAVPLAIKRDIEAVCERVRKREPDILDVRVDLYLTTPGYEISKSEPLVKVMEGAHRTVFKGPVPYAKPIRYGITSDGSRIAQYGVPAITYGPGFGTHLVDPTETKAGEEWDSPTGVRRGVGITNMVNCTKVYAMAALDICNRKKEEVAKR; this is encoded by the coding sequence ATGCAACAAGAAGTCTTAGACCAAGTAGACCGCGAGCGTGTCGTCGAGTTGGCGAGTAATTTAGCCAACATCGTCAGCATCACCGGCGACGAAGAGAATGTCGCTAAATATCTCGGCAGCGAATTCGAACAGCTCGGCATGAAAGTCGAGTATCAATATGTCGAAGACGGCCGGCCCAACGTCGTCGGCACTTTGAAAGGCAGCGGCGGCGGCGCGACTTTGATGTTCAACGCGCATATGGATCACTTCGATGCGCCCCAGGAGACTGTCGTCGACGAAGATCGCATCTACGGCCGCGGGTTGGTCAACATGAAGGCGGCGTTTCCCTGCTACATCGAAGCGGTGGCGGCGCTGCAGAAGGCCGGCGCCAAACTCAAAGGCGATCTGATTATTGCCGGCGTCGTCGGTGAAATCGAAAAAGCCCAGGTCGGCAGATTCTACGGCAAGGAATATCGCGGCGCCGGCGTCGGCGCGCGTTATTTGATGGATCACGGCGTGATGGCCGACATGTGCATCATCGGCGAGCCCACCGGTTTGCAATTGCAGATCGGCAACTCCGGTTTGCTTTGGGCGCGCGTCAGCGTCGACGGTCGGGCGACCAAGTTCGTGCTCGCCGCCTGCAAAGTCGCCCAAGCGATTCAAGATTGGGAAAAAGACTACCAGCGCAACAATCCCCACAAGTTCATGCTGCCGACGGTGCAGATCGGCGCCATCGACGGCGGCAACCCGTTCAAACCCGGCACGCGTCCGACGACGGATATCTTCGTCATCGTCAAAATGTTGCCCGGCGCCGTGCCGCTGGCGATCAAGCGCGACATCGAAGCGGTGTGCGAGCGCGTGCGCAAGCGTGAACCGGATATTCTCGATGTCCGTGTCGATCTTTACTTGACCACGCCCGGCTACGAGATTTCCAAGAGCGAGCCATTGGTGAAAGTGATGGAGGGCGCGCATCGGACCGTGTTCAAAGGCCCGGTGCCCTACGCCAAACCGATTCGCTACGGCATTACCAGCGACGGCTCGCGCATTGCTCAGTACGGCGTGCCGGCGATCACCTACGGTCCCGGTTTCGGTACTCATCTCGTCGATCCGACGGAGACCAAAGCGGGCGAAGAATGGGATTCGCCCACCGGCGTGCGCCGCGGCGTCGGCATCACCAACATGGTGAACTGCACGAAAGTCTACGCCATGGCGGCTTTGGATATTTGTAATCGCAAGAAAGAGGAAGTGGCGAAGAGGTAA
- a CDS encoding MFS transporter, producing the protein MVDLSRNNPKALSLGALYVSTFLSGAWAMIIPTIPGLAREFGVSAGGAAQVITAFAFGKMVGTVIGGVLLDRKGTRFGLVGAAAVAAAASLGAVFAPWFLLLLAIGFVLGATDTLGAVAREIAAIDQAPSNQRGRIVSSLHGTHTVGAAFCPFLGGWLTELFNYKAAFIGYAVFSVMSVFLGMLVANSPGEAHGLSSAVGVAKGWGLVGLRERIGGLATLYREIRPDLRSTYSSIVFATMVNQSQRMIVQSMLPLYAVRYMHLSPSQVGMLFTISGVVIFAMMIPAGYLMDRVGRKWCTVPSTAIPALTFVLIPLTSSFIQLALLIGISGVAQGLSLGSLATSTYDVAPPHVRGRLQALRRTVAELGSGMAPLIGGYLANTFNPGVPFLVYAPLLLLSATLLLVVSKETLDR; encoded by the coding sequence ATGGTTGATTTAAGTCGCAATAACCCCAAGGCGCTCAGTCTCGGCGCTCTTTACGTCAGCACCTTCCTGTCCGGCGCTTGGGCGATGATTATTCCGACCATTCCCGGGCTGGCGCGGGAGTTCGGCGTTTCCGCCGGCGGCGCGGCGCAGGTGATCACGGCGTTCGCTTTCGGCAAGATGGTGGGGACGGTGATCGGCGGCGTACTGCTCGATCGCAAGGGGACGCGGTTTGGTTTGGTCGGTGCCGCAGCGGTTGCGGCGGCGGCGTCTTTGGGCGCGGTGTTTGCGCCGTGGTTTTTGTTGCTGCTGGCGATCGGTTTTGTTTTGGGTGCCACCGATACGCTTGGCGCGGTGGCGCGTGAGATCGCCGCCATCGATCAAGCGCCGAGCAATCAGCGCGGCCGAATCGTCAGCAGCCTGCACGGCACGCACACCGTCGGCGCGGCGTTCTGCCCATTTCTCGGCGGCTGGTTGACCGAGTTGTTTAACTACAAAGCAGCGTTTATCGGTTACGCGGTCTTCAGTGTGATGTCAGTTTTCTTGGGAATGCTCGTGGCAAATTCTCCGGGCGAAGCGCATGGTTTGTCGTCGGCAGTTGGCGTCGCGAAAGGTTGGGGCTTGGTTGGACTCAGAGAGAGAATCGGCGGGCTCGCGACGCTCTATCGGGAGATTCGTCCGGACCTACGATCGACCTATAGCTCCATTGTCTTCGCCACCATGGTCAATCAGTCCCAGCGCATGATCGTGCAGAGCATGTTGCCGCTCTACGCCGTGCGCTACATGCACCTTTCGCCGAGCCAGGTCGGCATGCTGTTCACGATATCCGGCGTGGTGATTTTCGCCATGATGATTCCCGCCGGATACTTGATGGACCGGGTCGGCCGCAAATGGTGTACGGTGCCGAGCACGGCGATTCCGGCGCTGACCTTTGTTCTGATCCCGCTGACCAGCAGCTTTATCCAACTGGCGTTGTTGATCGGAATCTCCGGTGTCGCCCAGGGATTGTCACTCGGTTCGCTGGCGACTTCGACTTACGATGTCGCGCCGCCTCATGTGCGCGGCCGCTTGCAAGCGCTCCGGCGGACGGTGGCGGAGCTTGGCAGCGGAATGGCCCCGTTGATCGGCGGCTATCTAGCCAACACCTTCAATCCCGGCGTGCCGTTTTTAGTTTATGCGCCGCTGCTGCTTTTGTCGGCGACATTGCTACTCGTGGTGAGCAAAGAAACTCTCGATCGATAA
- a CDS encoding hydantoinase/oxoprolinase family protein translates to MARYRIGTDIGGTFTDLCVLEEENGEFFNLKVLSTPKDLTQGVIEALDQYFHAGRKPEDARLLSHATTVATNALLEQKGGDTWLVITEGFSGIYETPELSQIRPGAYDYLCYPKPRLLVPQRKTIEIPERVDAQGRVVTTLDEAAARERLSALAQAHAESVAVCFLFSFLNDQHEQRVRQLIHEIAPAAQVYLSSEVLPQIREYTRLATTVTNAYVAPVVTRYVDRLERALSERGFRRRLYIMQSTGGSLTTGVVKKIPVQIIESGPAAGVLAAAHIGRLTGNQKVISFDMGGTTAKAGLIEAGEPRVVSRFQAGEWLLGVPSLDLVEIGSGGGSIAWIDASAMLKVGPQSAGADPGPACYPNGGKAPTVTDADVVLGWLNPDFFLGGRMKLNGAAAKQAIETRIAQPLALDLINAADGIVKIVNSQMVEALRLVTVARGEDPREYALVAFGGCGPVHAAKLAEELQIGRVIVPPAPGVASAMGLLVADFKRDYIRTRIGDLATVTAAQVQTRFEELEQAARDELQGEKISAEEIRFARALDLRYAIQKYELSVPVGCGALHETDKPNWRRLFDERHEQQYGTRASDQKVEIVNYHLTAILPVPRPEPKPAPFTGESAKNALRGRRRAYFDAWLDCPVYAREKLACGNRVAGPAIVEQEDSTTVIHPGQNSYVDPFGNIVIEVSR, encoded by the coding sequence ATGGCGCGTTATCGCATTGGCACGGACATCGGCGGCACCTTCACCGATCTTTGCGTACTCGAGGAAGAAAACGGCGAGTTTTTCAATTTGAAAGTGTTAAGCACGCCCAAGGATCTCACCCAGGGCGTCATCGAAGCTCTCGATCAATATTTTCACGCTGGACGCAAACCCGAAGACGCTAGGCTGCTCAGCCACGCCACCACCGTGGCGACCAACGCCCTCTTGGAGCAAAAGGGCGGCGACACTTGGTTGGTCATCACCGAAGGCTTCAGCGGCATTTATGAAACTCCTGAGCTGAGTCAAATCCGTCCCGGCGCCTACGACTATCTTTGCTATCCCAAGCCGCGGCTCTTGGTACCCCAACGTAAAACCATCGAAATCCCCGAGCGCGTCGACGCCCAAGGTCGCGTCGTCACCACGCTTGACGAAGCTGCGGCGCGCGAACGTTTGAGCGCGCTAGCGCAGGCGCACGCGGAATCGGTCGCCGTCTGTTTTCTTTTTTCCTTTCTCAATGACCAGCACGAACAGCGAGTCCGGCAGTTGATCCACGAAATCGCGCCGGCGGCGCAGGTTTATTTATCGTCCGAAGTGCTGCCGCAGATACGTGAATATACCCGCTTGGCCACCACCGTCACCAACGCCTACGTCGCGCCGGTGGTGACGCGCTACGTCGATCGCTTGGAACGCGCACTGAGCGAACGCGGCTTTCGCCGCCGGCTCTACATCATGCAATCCACCGGCGGTAGTTTGACCACCGGCGTAGTGAAAAAAATTCCCGTGCAGATTATCGAATCCGGTCCCGCCGCCGGCGTGCTCGCCGCCGCCCACATCGGCCGCTTGACCGGAAACCAAAAAGTAATTTCCTTCGACATGGGCGGCACCACCGCCAAAGCCGGACTGATCGAAGCCGGCGAGCCGCGCGTCGTGTCGCGCTTTCAAGCCGGCGAATGGTTGCTCGGCGTGCCCTCACTCGACTTAGTCGAGATCGGCTCCGGCGGCGGCAGCATCGCCTGGATCGATGCCAGCGCCATGCTCAAGGTCGGCCCGCAAAGCGCCGGCGCCGATCCGGGGCCCGCCTGCTATCCCAACGGCGGCAAGGCGCCGACGGTGACCGACGCCGATGTCGTTCTCGGCTGGCTCAATCCAGATTTTTTCCTGGGCGGACGCATGAAGCTCAACGGCGCCGCGGCAAAACAAGCAATTGAAACGCGGATCGCTCAGCCGTTAGCTCTCGACTTGATAAATGCCGCCGACGGCATTGTTAAGATCGTCAACTCGCAAATGGTCGAAGCGCTGCGCCTGGTGACCGTGGCGCGCGGCGAAGATCCGCGCGAATATGCGCTGGTCGCCTTCGGCGGCTGCGGTCCGGTGCACGCCGCCAAACTTGCCGAAGAGTTGCAGATCGGCCGCGTCATCGTGCCGCCCGCACCCGGCGTCGCTTCGGCGATGGGTTTGCTGGTGGCGGATTTCAAGCGTGACTACATCCGCACGCGTATCGGCGATTTGGCCACCGTCACGGCCGCGCAAGTGCAAACGCGCTTCGAAGAACTCGAACAAGCGGCGCGCGACGAATTGCAGGGAGAAAAAATTTCCGCCGAGGAAATTCGTTTCGCCCGCGCCTTGGACCTGCGCTACGCGATTCAGAAATACGAACTGAGCGTGCCGGTTGGTTGCGGCGCGTTGCATGAAACGGACAAGCCCAATTGGCGCCGTCTCTTCGACGAACGCCACGAACAACAGTACGGCACTCGCGCCAGCGATCAAAAAGTCGAGATCGTCAACTATCATCTGACCGCGATACTGCCCGTGCCCCGGCCCGAGCCGAAGCCAGCGCCGTTCACAGGTGAAAGCGCCAAGAACGCGTTGAGAGGCAGGCGCCGCGCCTACTTCGACGCTTGGCTCGATTGTCCGGTTTATGCCAGGGAAAAGCTCGCCTGCGGCAATCGTGTCGCCGGGCCGGCGATCGTCGAGCAAGAAGACTCGACAACAGTGATTCATCCCGGCCAAAATTCTTACGTCGATCCCTTCGGCAATATCGTCATCGAGGTGAGCCGATGA
- a CDS encoding MFS transporter, protein MASFLKSDTSLGGLGALYGGSLLSGGWTMVIPTIPVLAQHFGISAAAAAQIVTAIALGRFVGTPISGVLLDRVGVRAVVVWGAVIVSGAAFLAALSPWLVGILALCFVMGLGDSIWALGREVAGVDLARLDQRGRVLSTLHGTHNAGTALCPWLGGVLTERFDFRAAFLAYALFAAVSVVLGLGAPNVKASPAPAAKPRLATGWNLAAAREQWRGLRDLFSQIEPQFRSTYIALVVATWASHSYRITMQSMLPLYAGTALHFSPSEIGLLFSISGVFVFAMIIPSGIIMDRVGRKWATVPSTGLPALAFLLLPFTNSFIQLAIILSITGMCNGLSLGSMSVSTFDVVPAHARGRLQAARRMIAEMGGALAPAVGGFLAHTFNPGVPFLVYVPVLIFAAAYLALAGRETLER, encoded by the coding sequence ATGGCCAGTTTCCTTAAATCCGATACCAGCCTGGGTGGGCTTGGCGCGCTTTACGGCGGCAGTTTGCTCTCGGGCGGTTGGACAATGGTGATACCGACGATACCGGTTCTCGCCCAGCACTTCGGTATTTCCGCCGCCGCCGCGGCACAGATCGTCACGGCAATTGCCTTGGGCCGTTTCGTCGGCACGCCGATCAGCGGTGTGCTCTTGGACCGCGTGGGGGTGCGCGCGGTGGTTGTTTGGGGCGCGGTGATCGTCAGCGGCGCGGCGTTCCTGGCCGCCCTTTCGCCGTGGTTGGTAGGAATTCTCGCGCTCTGTTTTGTCATGGGGCTCGGTGACAGCATCTGGGCGCTGGGACGTGAAGTCGCCGGCGTCGACTTGGCGCGCCTCGATCAGCGCGGCCGCGTGCTGTCGACGTTGCACGGCACGCACAATGCCGGCACCGCGCTTTGTCCCTGGCTCGGCGGGGTGTTGACCGAGCGCTTCGATTTTCGCGCCGCGTTTCTGGCCTACGCATTGTTCGCCGCCGTGTCGGTTGTGCTCGGCTTGGGCGCGCCCAATGTCAAAGCGAGTCCGGCGCCTGCCGCCAAGCCGCGCCTCGCCACTGGCTGGAATCTCGCGGCAGCGCGTGAACAGTGGCGCGGCTTGCGCGATTTATTTTCGCAAATCGAGCCGCAATTTCGTTCGACCTATATCGCCCTGGTGGTGGCGACTTGGGCGAGCCACTCCTATCGCATCACGATGCAAAGCATGTTGCCGCTTTACGCCGGCACGGCGCTTCATTTTTCGCCGTCGGAAATCGGCCTGCTATTTTCTATTTCCGGCGTCTTCGTATTCGCCATGATTATCCCGTCGGGGATCATCATGGATCGCGTCGGCCGCAAATGGGCGACGGTGCCGAGCACCGGCTTGCCGGCGCTGGCTTTTCTGCTGCTGCCGTTCACCAACAGCTTTATTCAACTGGCGATCATTCTCTCGATCACCGGAATGTGCAACGGTTTGTCGTTGGGCTCCATGTCGGTGTCGACCTTCGACGTCGTGCCAGCCCACGCTCGCGGCCGCTTACAAGCGGCGCGGCGCATGATCGCCGAGATGGGCGGCGCCCTGGCGCCCGCGGTCGGCGGCTTTCTCGCTCACACCTTCAATCCCGGCGTGCCGTTTTTAGTTTACGTCCCGGTGCTGATTTTCGCCGCGGCTTATTTGGCGCTGGCGGGACGGGAAACGTTGGAACGGTGA
- a CDS encoding ABC transporter substrate-binding protein codes for MNLTFAHYRNRFCMFRTYYALAVGKVKADGIDMNVIELPDPPSKEQEDALINGDVQAANLYLPNFLRRKLQGAPILGLATEWKSTLKGNGVFVRDDGPVKTAKDLEGRLIATHQGLHAIHQYLLRKAYGVDDSKLRWEGHPQEKLLGVLQAGKADAVVLLDQFFFRGEVAPGVRCLYTDGEAWQKLTGFDEMIKHMVAAREDLLRDHPGVKNTLLQAFRASFAYSEAHLEEVADVFLSRYEGDREALLASARYPRIEFTFTAKEQQLAQAEMQLLVDVGQIPRTAPIASLFAT; via the coding sequence ATGAATCTAACATTTGCGCACTATCGCAATCGTTTCTGCATGTTTCGCACTTACTACGCGTTGGCCGTCGGTAAGGTGAAGGCGGACGGCATCGATATGAATGTCATCGAGCTGCCCGATCCGCCGAGCAAGGAGCAGGAAGACGCTTTGATCAATGGCGACGTGCAGGCGGCGAACTTATATTTGCCGAACTTTCTGCGCCGTAAGTTACAAGGCGCGCCGATTCTTGGTCTTGCCACCGAATGGAAATCCACCCTGAAAGGCAACGGCGTCTTCGTACGCGACGACGGGCCGGTGAAGACGGCGAAGGATCTTGAAGGACGGCTGATCGCCACTCATCAGGGATTGCACGCGATTCATCAGTACTTGCTGCGCAAAGCCTACGGCGTCGACGATTCGAAACTGCGCTGGGAAGGCCATCCGCAGGAAAAATTGCTCGGTGTCTTGCAGGCCGGCAAGGCCGATGCGGTGGTGCTGCTCGATCAGTTTTTCTTTCGCGGCGAGGTCGCGCCGGGCGTGCGTTGTCTTTACACCGACGGCGAAGCTTGGCAAAAGCTCACCGGCTTCGACGAGATGATCAAGCATATGGTGGCGGCGCGGGAAGATTTACTGCGCGATCACCCCGGCGTCAAGAATACTTTGCTCCAAGCGTTCCGCGCGTCGTTCGCTTATAGTGAAGCCCATCTGGAAGAAGTCGCCGATGTATTTTTGTCGCGCTACGAAGGCGATCGCGAAGCGCTGCTCGCCTCGGCGCGCTATCCGCGCATCGAGTTTACTTTCACTGCAAAGGAACAGCAGCTGGCCCAAGCGGAGATGCAGCTGCTGGTCGACGTCGGCCAGATCCCACGCACGGCGCCGATCGCTTCGTTGTTCGCGACCTAA